The following proteins come from a genomic window of Anopheles ziemanni chromosome 3, idAnoZiCoDA_A2_x.2, whole genome shotgun sequence:
- the LOC131285227 gene encoding 5-hydroxytryptamine receptor 1-like yields MASATNFTIPASKQRTDLDGTGSGGVPVALTVATAVTNLLLAGSPSHAASPTPFALAASTALTTEPAGQPYYLYGGSNLSSLAYLDANTTSLSLSASASSVASAAAAAATSATTTTLLTADGELLPTGSAEVTVSTIVISIILLAVIVGTVIGNVLVCVAVCLVRKLRRPCNYLLVSLAISDLCVALLVMPMALVYEVLEEWRFGEVFCDIWVAFDVLSCTASILNLCAISVDRYWAITKPLEYGVKRTPRRMIACIVLVWLAAACISLPPLLILGNEHEVNGQPACSVCQNFFYQIYATLCAFYIPLAVMLFVYFQIFRAARRIVMEEKRAQKRLESAINGATQGAVLQGKKEKLPPGITADGRGVAGKVTTGSPQNKRLRFQLAKERKASTTLGIIMSAFTICWLPFFILALVRPFMKDDHRTLSSFFLWLGYANSLLNPIIYATLNRDFRKPFQEILYFRCSSLNNMMREDFYHSQYGDPGSQRLVITNDGGARESFL; encoded by the coding sequence ATGGCTTCGGCCACCAACTTCACCATCCCTGCCAGCAAGCAACGCACGGACCTCGACGGAACCGGCTCGGGCGGCGTGCCGGTCGCCCTTACCGTGGCTACAGCCGTCACCAACCTGCTGCTAGCCGGCAGTCCCAGCCACGCCGCCAGCCCGACGCCCTTCGCGCTCGCCGCGTCCACCGCCCTCACGACTGAACCCGCCGGCCAGCCGTACTACCTCTACGGCGGCTCGAACCTGAGCTCTCTAGCGTACCTCGATGCGAACACCACCTCGCTGTCCCTGTCCGCGTCCGCGTCATCAGTGgcgtcggcggcggcggcggctgcgaCGTCAGCCACGACAACCACGCTCCTGACGGCCGACGGTGAACTGCTGCCGACCGGTTCCGCCGAGGTGACCGTCTCCACGATCGTGATCAGCATCATCCTGCTCGCCGTCATAGTCGGCACCGTCATCGGCAACGTGCTGGTGTGCGTGGCCGTGTGTCTCGTGCGCAAACTGCGCCGTCCCTGCAACTACCTGCTCGTCTCGCTCGCCATCTCCGACCTGTGCGTGGCGCTGCTCGTCATGCCGATGGCGCTAGTGTACGAGGTGCTCGAGGAGTGGCGCTTCGGCGAGGTGTTCTGCGACATCTGGGTCGCGTTCGACGTGCTCTCGTGCACCGCCTCCATCCTCAACCTGTGCGCCATCTCCGTCGATCGGTACTGGGCCATCACCAAGCCGCTCGAGTACGGCGTCAAGCGGACGCCCCGTCGGATGATCGCTTGCATCGTGCTGGTGTGGCTGGCGGCGGCCTGCATCTCGCTCCCACCGCTGCTCATCCTCGGCAACGAGCACGAGGTCAACGGGCAGCCGGCGTGCTCGGTGTGCCAGAACTTCTTCTACCAGATCTACGCCACGCTGTGCGCCTTCTACATCCCGCTCGCCGTCATGCTGTTCGTGTACTTCCAGATCTTCCGCGCCGCCCGGCGCATCGTGATGGAGGAGAAGCGGGCCCAGAAGCGGCTCGAGAGTGCCATCAACGGGGCGACGCAGGGTGCGGTGCTGCAGGGGAAAAAGGAGAAGCTCCCGCCCGGCATCACCGCCGACGGTCGGGGAGTGGCCGGGAAGGTGACCACCGGCTCGCCGCAGAACAAGCGGCTCCGGTTTCAGCTCGCCAAGGAGCGCAAAGCGTCGACGACGCTCGGCATCATCATGTCCGCGTTCACCATCTGCTGGTTGCCGTTCTTCATCCtcgcgctcgtgcgcccgttCATGAAGGACGACCACCGGACGCTGTCCTCTTTCTTCCTCTGGCTCGGGTACGCCAACTCGCTGCTCAATCCGATCATCTACGCCACGCTGAACCGCGACTTCCGGAAGCCGTTCCAGGAGATCCTGTACTTCCGCTGCTCCAGCCTCAACAACATGATGCGGGAGGACTTCTACCACAGCCAGTACGGCGATCCCGGCTCGCAGCGGCTGGTCATCACGAACGACGGTGGGGCACGGGAGAGCTTTCTGTGA